The following coding sequences are from one Sphingobium sp. RAC03 window:
- a CDS encoding TetR/AcrR family transcriptional regulator, producing MTQTRTRRSRDPAATREVILEAARALLAKDGPEGISLSEVATLAGVNRGTAYQHFETREKLIEATAEWVSDRMFRAVFGDPETIGERRVEQVDIADTTDRLAIFAMENPELCRIWLLQLLASPDPMADPFWREYEGSLQRFAETDLAEDGIDVEVLSVMMLSGAFLWPVWAQSHGRPDQERRDLARRVAQESLRLCMYGSMRADRFPGIADRLRKGLTPTAPSSSPKKE from the coding sequence ATGACGCAAACGCGAACCAGACGTTCCCGCGATCCTGCAGCCACACGCGAAGTCATATTGGAAGCAGCGCGCGCGCTGCTGGCCAAGGACGGGCCGGAGGGGATCAGCCTGTCCGAAGTCGCAACGCTCGCCGGGGTCAATCGCGGCACCGCCTACCAGCATTTCGAAACCCGCGAAAAACTGATCGAGGCGACCGCGGAGTGGGTGTCCGACCGCATGTTCCGCGCGGTGTTCGGCGACCCCGAAACCATCGGCGAGCGCCGGGTCGAGCAGGTCGATATTGCCGACACGACCGACCGCCTCGCCATCTTCGCGATGGAAAACCCGGAACTGTGCCGCATTTGGCTGCTCCAGCTACTGGCCTCGCCCGATCCGATGGCCGATCCCTTCTGGCGCGAATATGAAGGGTCGCTCCAGCGTTTTGCCGAAACCGATCTGGCCGAAGACGGCATCGACGTCGAAGTATTATCAGTGATGATGCTGTCGGGCGCGTTTCTCTGGCCGGTCTGGGCGCAATCCCATGGCCGCCCGGATCAGGAGCGGCGCGACCTTGCCCGGCGCGTGGCGCAGGAATCGTTGCGCCTGTGCATGTATGGCTCGATGCGCGCCGATCGCTTCCCCGGCATCGCCGATCGCCTCCGCAAAGGACTGACGCCAACGGCACCCTCTTCGTCTCCCAAAAAGGAATAG
- the acuI gene encoding acrylyl-CoA reductase (NADPH) has translation MFSAIMIDKTDDQQSVSLQQVDEAQLPEGDVTIDVAYSTLNYKDGLAITGKSPVVRKFPMIPGIDLAGTVRTSDHVDWKPGDKVVLNGWGVGEGHWGGLAQVARLKGDWLVPLPAAFTGAQAMAIGTAGYTAALCVEALVKAGVTPDQGEILVTGATGGVGSVAVALLKKAGFTVIGSTGKASEADYLTQLGAAGVIDRATLSEKGKPLQKERWAGVVDSVGSFTLANACAQTRYGGAVAACGLAQGADFPATVMPFILRGVRLLGIDSVMAPKVPRLAAWERLARDLDPALLDVIATEISLSEAIAAATDLMDGKVRGRIIVDVNR, from the coding sequence ATGTTTTCAGCCATCATGATCGACAAGACCGACGACCAGCAGAGCGTATCGCTCCAGCAGGTCGACGAAGCCCAATTGCCCGAAGGCGATGTCACGATCGACGTCGCCTATTCGACGCTTAACTATAAGGATGGCCTGGCCATCACCGGCAAGTCGCCGGTCGTTCGCAAATTCCCGATGATCCCCGGCATCGATCTGGCCGGCACCGTGCGCACCTCCGATCATGTAGACTGGAAGCCGGGCGACAAGGTCGTGCTGAACGGCTGGGGCGTGGGCGAGGGCCATTGGGGTGGCCTGGCACAGGTTGCCCGGCTGAAGGGCGACTGGCTGGTCCCGCTCCCCGCCGCCTTCACCGGCGCGCAGGCGATGGCGATCGGCACGGCCGGCTATACCGCCGCGCTCTGCGTAGAAGCGCTGGTCAAGGCGGGCGTTACCCCCGACCAGGGCGAAATCCTCGTCACCGGCGCGACTGGTGGGGTAGGTAGCGTCGCCGTTGCCCTGCTCAAAAAAGCAGGCTTCACCGTCATCGGTTCGACCGGCAAGGCGTCGGAAGCCGACTATCTGACGCAATTGGGCGCTGCGGGCGTCATCGACCGCGCAACCTTGTCGGAAAAGGGCAAGCCGCTGCAGAAGGAGCGCTGGGCTGGTGTCGTGGACTCGGTCGGCAGCTTCACCCTCGCCAATGCCTGCGCCCAGACCCGCTATGGCGGCGCGGTCGCCGCCTGTGGCCTGGCGCAGGGCGCGGACTTTCCGGCTACGGTCATGCCCTTCATCCTGCGCGGCGTGCGCCTGCTCGGCATCGACAGCGTGATGGCGCCCAAGGTGCCCCGCCTCGCGGCTTGGGAGAGGCTGGCGCGCGATCTCGACCCGGCTCTGCTGGACGTGATTGCCACCGAAATCAGCCTGTCGGAAGCGATCGCGGCGGCCACCGACCTGATGGACGGCAAGGTGCGCGGGCGCATCATCGTCGATGTGAACCGCTGA
- a CDS encoding class I adenylate-forming enzyme family protein gives MTDQPLSIVAGPPLSEEQGLGALTLSGWLREVTARSGPAEALVMHEADSVTRWTYDDLWARANEVARALLACGVGKGTRVGILMTNRPEFLAAAFGTALAGGVAATLSTFSTPAELEHLLQSSACHILLMERTVLKKDFAAILTDLEPGISTASPGALASPHFPFLRHIASLGGGEGMIEPWDAFLRRGDSVDQALVDAIAATVTPADPGVLFFSSGSTAKPKGILSMHRGVTLQLWRWKRFLAAKEDARAWSANGFFWSGNFAMAIGGALSSGGSLILQSTFQPEEALTLMARERATMAFAWPHQWAQLEGAANWNDVDLSSLHYVGQHTPLGRHPTVRTDWQEPIAAYGNTETFTISTIFDSGTPDDRIAGTHGIPLPGNIFKILDPLTGAVMPLGERGEIAVKGPTLMLGYIGVPLDESVDADGFFHTGDGGWFDAEGRLHWEGRLNDIIKTGGANVSPIEIDTVIKSCPGVKVTQTVGVPHETLGELVVTCIVPHVGAPLDEDAIRAFAKAQLASYKVPRRVLFFSEVDLSLTGSAKIKTADLKALVVKQLSTEPA, from the coding sequence ATGACCGACCAGCCGCTTTCGATCGTCGCCGGTCCTCCGCTCAGTGAAGAACAGGGGCTGGGGGCGCTGACCTTGAGCGGCTGGTTGCGCGAGGTCACGGCGCGCTCCGGCCCGGCTGAAGCGCTGGTGATGCACGAAGCGGACAGCGTCACCCGCTGGACCTATGACGATCTGTGGGCGCGCGCGAATGAAGTGGCGCGCGCGCTCCTCGCCTGCGGCGTGGGCAAGGGGACGCGCGTCGGCATCCTGATGACCAACCGCCCCGAATTTCTGGCGGCGGCCTTCGGCACGGCGCTGGCGGGCGGCGTCGCCGCGACGCTCAGTACCTTTTCGACGCCTGCCGAACTGGAGCATCTGCTCCAATCCTCCGCCTGCCACATCCTCCTGATGGAGCGCACCGTCCTCAAAAAGGATTTTGCCGCGATCCTGACCGACCTGGAACCGGGCATCTCGACGGCCAGCCCCGGTGCGCTGGCCTCACCCCATTTCCCCTTCCTCCGCCACATCGCCTCGCTCGGCGGCGGCGAGGGCATGATCGAGCCGTGGGACGCTTTCCTGAGACGCGGCGATAGCGTCGATCAGGCGCTGGTCGATGCGATCGCCGCTACCGTTACCCCTGCCGACCCCGGCGTCCTCTTCTTCTCGTCCGGCTCGACCGCCAAGCCCAAGGGCATCCTCTCGATGCACCGTGGCGTCACGCTCCAACTTTGGCGCTGGAAGCGCTTTCTCGCCGCCAAAGAGGATGCCCGCGCCTGGTCGGCCAATGGCTTCTTCTGGTCGGGTAATTTCGCCATGGCGATCGGCGGCGCGCTCTCGTCGGGTGGCAGCTTGATCCTGCAATCCACCTTTCAGCCCGAAGAAGCGCTGACCCTCATGGCGCGCGAGCGCGCGACCATGGCCTTCGCCTGGCCCCACCAATGGGCACAACTGGAGGGGGCCGCCAACTGGAACGACGTGGATCTGTCCTCGCTCCACTATGTGGGGCAGCACACGCCGCTCGGCCGCCATCCGACCGTCCGCACCGACTGGCAGGAACCGATCGCCGCCTATGGCAATACCGAAACCTTTACCATCAGCACCATCTTCGATTCCGGCACGCCCGACGATCGGATCGCGGGCACGCATGGCATCCCCTTGCCCGGCAATATCTTCAAGATCCTCGATCCGCTGACCGGTGCCGTCATGCCGCTGGGTGAGCGCGGCGAGATCGCGGTCAAGGGACCGACGCTGATGCTGGGCTATATCGGCGTGCCACTGGACGAGAGCGTGGACGCCGACGGCTTCTTCCATACAGGCGACGGCGGCTGGTTCGATGCGGAAGGGCGGCTCCATTGGGAAGGTCGCCTCAACGACATCATCAAGACCGGCGGCGCCAATGTCTCGCCGATCGAGATCGACACCGTCATCAAATCCTGCCCCGGCGTAAAGGTCACCCAGACCGTCGGCGTGCCTCATGAAACCTTGGGCGAATTGGTCGTGACTTGCATCGTCCCCCATGTCGGCGCACCGCTGGACGAAGACGCCATCCGCGCCTTCGCCAAGGCCCAACTCGCCAGCTATAAAGTACCCCGCCGCGTCCTCTTCTTCAGCGAAGTCGACCTCTCGCTGACCGGCAGCGCCAAGATCAAGACGGCGGATTTGAAAGCGCTGGTGGTCAAACAACTCTCCACCGAACCGGCATGA
- a CDS encoding nuclear transport factor 2 family protein — protein sequence MSDGAEQALAIANLKARYCATADLAASNPDQARATFATIFAPDFVGDYGMGRLTGAQAITDFLCTAIAGNSAWLLHMLHSPQILIDGDHATGDWTVLVKLKRRSSGAIDTVMGRYSDVFRRTPQGWRIAQVTFTRIE from the coding sequence ATGAGCGACGGCGCGGAGCAGGCGCTGGCGATCGCCAATCTCAAGGCTCGCTACTGCGCCACCGCCGATCTCGCTGCCAGCAACCCGGATCAGGCCCGCGCAACCTTCGCGACCATCTTCGCGCCGGATTTCGTCGGCGACTATGGCATGGGTCGTTTGACCGGCGCGCAGGCGATCACCGATTTCCTCTGCACCGCCATTGCGGGCAACAGCGCGTGGCTGCTGCACATGCTCCATTCGCCACAGATCCTGATCGACGGCGATCACGCCACCGGCGACTGGACGGTCCTGGTCAAGCTCAAGCGCCGCAGTTCCGGCGCAATCGACACGGTGATGGGCCGCTACAGCGACGTCTTTCGCCGCACACCCCAGGGGTGGCGGATCGCGCAAGTGACCTTCACCCGCATAGAATAA
- a CDS encoding SDR family NAD(P)-dependent oxidoreductase produces the protein MKDKRIMAHRFSGKTVLVTGSAGGLGRAHALAFAGEGAHLILADINEAGLMESQALIEAGGGNASIHRVDMGQEADIQAFAATILSAHDRLDVLINNAGLHAGEIARGFFGLGMAKWQHYFAVNTFGPLLLAEALRPALAKAKGVIINKCSMASYNPATAYGITKASLTVFTHAMAQQFGIDDIRCVGIAPGLMETEAALQGVDAANWERLKAMQSVKRQGTATDISNLALFLASEEGSFVNGQVILCDGGNQMRGFRF, from the coding sequence ATGAAGGACAAGAGGATCATGGCCCATCGTTTCAGCGGCAAGACCGTCCTGGTCACCGGATCGGCAGGCGGCCTCGGCCGCGCCCATGCACTGGCCTTTGCAGGCGAGGGCGCGCATCTCATCCTCGCCGACATAAACGAAGCGGGCCTCATGGAAAGCCAAGCGCTGATCGAAGCGGGCGGCGGCAATGCGTCCATCCACCGCGTCGACATGGGCCAGGAAGCCGACATTCAGGCGTTCGCCGCAACCATCCTGTCGGCGCATGACCGGCTCGACGTCCTCATCAACAATGCAGGCTTGCATGCAGGCGAAATCGCGCGCGGCTTCTTCGGCCTCGGCATGGCCAAATGGCAGCATTATTTCGCCGTCAACACCTTCGGCCCTCTGCTGCTCGCGGAAGCGCTGCGTCCGGCGCTGGCAAAGGCCAAGGGCGTCATCATCAACAAATGTTCGATGGCGAGCTATAATCCCGCCACCGCCTACGGCATCACCAAAGCGTCGCTCACCGTCTTCACCCACGCCATGGCCCAGCAATTCGGCATCGACGACATTCGCTGCGTCGGCATCGCGCCTGGCCTCATGGAAACCGAAGCAGCGCTCCAAGGCGTCGATGCCGCCAATTGGGAACGGCTCAAAGCCATGCAGTCGGTCAAACGGCAGGGGACGGCAACCGACATATCCAACCTCGCTTTGTTCCTCGCGTCGGAAGAAGGCAGTTTCGTCAACGGCCAGGTCATCTTGTGCGACGGCGGCAACCAGATGCGCGGGTTCCGCTTCTGA
- a CDS encoding nuclear transport factor 2 family protein — MPAPDFADWLAITELKARYCRLLDTKDWDGWAALFTPDFLLDATGSGGPRMEGRDDAVASVRRSLETAKTVHHVHMPELTLSGDAATGIWPMQDHLVWADGRTMTGYGHYHDRYIRIDGAWRIAQSRLTRLHIAMQSPPPSA, encoded by the coding sequence ATGCCCGCGCCCGATTTTGCCGACTGGCTCGCCATCACTGAATTGAAGGCGCGCTACTGCCGCCTGCTCGACACCAAGGATTGGGACGGCTGGGCCGCCCTCTTCACGCCCGACTTCCTGCTCGATGCGACGGGATCGGGCGGTCCCCGCATGGAAGGGCGCGATGATGCCGTTGCCAGCGTGCGACGCTCACTGGAAACCGCCAAAACCGTCCATCATGTCCATATGCCTGAACTCACCCTATCAGGCGACGCCGCCACCGGCATCTGGCCGATGCAGGATCATCTTGTCTGGGCGGATGGACGCACAATGACCGGCTATGGCCATTATCACGACCGCTATATCCGCATCGACGGGGCATGGCGGATCGCTCAATCGCGCCTCACTCGCCTACATATCGCCATGCAGTCGCCGCCGCCTTCGGCCTGA
- a CDS encoding SDR family oxidoreductase: protein MEQDMGKTIIITGAGDGLGRALARRFARDGETVILLGRTLSKLEAVAAELGEGHLALQCDVGDPDSVRAAFAQIATRHPKVDVLINNAAIYEPFTLAEVRDDQIQSSLAINVAGPIYCAREALPLLRGGGHIINVSSESVAIKMAMLWLYAGGKAGLELMSDMWGRELAADDVRVTVVQAGQMMDETKTGTNWPMDVAMRFMQDNAKIGLNPRERPITHYDSVTDAFRAVIDMPADLHIGTVALTARRR, encoded by the coding sequence ATGGAGCAGGACATGGGCAAGACGATCATCATCACCGGCGCGGGCGACGGCCTCGGCCGCGCCCTGGCGCGGCGTTTCGCGCGTGACGGCGAAACCGTCATCCTGCTCGGCCGCACCTTGTCGAAGCTGGAAGCCGTAGCCGCCGAACTGGGCGAGGGGCATTTGGCCCTGCAATGCGATGTCGGCGATCCCGACTCCGTCCGCGCCGCCTTCGCGCAGATCGCCACGCGCCATCCCAAGGTGGACGTCCTCATCAACAACGCCGCCATCTATGAGCCGTTCACCCTCGCCGAGGTGCGCGACGACCAGATCCAGTCATCCCTCGCCATCAATGTCGCCGGGCCGATCTATTGCGCCCGTGAAGCGCTGCCGCTGCTGCGGGGTGGCGGGCATATCATCAACGTCAGCAGCGAATCCGTCGCGATCAAGATGGCGATGCTCTGGCTCTATGCCGGGGGCAAGGCAGGGCTTGAACTGATGTCGGACATGTGGGGACGGGAACTGGCGGCGGACGATGTGCGCGTCACCGTGGTCCAGGCCGGGCAAATGATGGACGAAACCAAGACCGGCACCAACTGGCCGATGGATGTCGCCATGCGCTTCATGCAGGACAATGCCAAAATCGGCCTCAACCCGCGCGAGCGGCCCATCACCCATTATGATTCCGTCACCGACGCCTTCCGCGCCGTCATCGACATGCCCGCCGACCTGCACATCGGCACGGTCGCGTTGACGGCGCGCCGCCGCTGA
- a CDS encoding aldehyde dehydrogenase family protein, which translates to MATLPDAKLTIDGVLRDAQGGKTFDVISPWTGQPVGKAADASAADVEEAIAAARRAFDTTDWSTNVEKRVDLVTKLRALFEANRERLSDLARDEAGAAMGAVGRAHVDMALDGWDDYLRLFPQLKWDKDYGGRTGYGFETQRKAVYEPVGVVGAITPWNVPLYVNVGKVVAALLAGCTVILKPAPNTPGMGAIFGELAQEAGFPAGVLNVICGSDPALAGEMLVTDPRVDLISFTGSTNVGKRIMEQGAATLKRVFLELGGKSAKIILEDSANFAMDVAQSMLVFHAGQGCAVHSRLLVPRSRYEEAKAVLKHAYASFGDNWGDYDNPAHIMGPVVSQRQMERVLSYIDIGQAEGATLLAGGKARPDKGSGYFIEPTCFVDVTNDMRIAQEEIFGPVLVVIPFEDDDDAVRIANESDYGLCGGVYSADLDRAIAVAKRIRTGSVSVNGGMCIAGDLPFGGYKASGIGREWGLEGIEEFLETKLIAWRA; encoded by the coding sequence ATGGCCACTCTCCCCGACGCAAAACTCACCATCGACGGCGTGCTGCGCGACGCGCAGGGCGGCAAGACCTTCGATGTCATCAGCCCCTGGACCGGCCAGCCGGTCGGCAAGGCCGCTGATGCTTCGGCCGCCGATGTGGAGGAAGCCATCGCCGCCGCGCGCCGCGCCTTCGACACGACCGACTGGTCCACCAATGTCGAAAAGCGCGTCGACCTGGTCACCAAATTGCGTGCCCTGTTCGAAGCGAACCGCGAACGCCTGTCCGACCTCGCGCGCGACGAAGCCGGCGCAGCGATGGGCGCGGTCGGCCGCGCCCATGTGGACATGGCGCTCGACGGCTGGGACGATTATCTGCGCCTCTTTCCGCAATTGAAATGGGACAAGGATTATGGCGGCCGCACCGGCTATGGCTTCGAAACGCAGCGCAAGGCGGTCTATGAACCGGTCGGCGTCGTCGGCGCCATCACGCCCTGGAACGTCCCGCTTTATGTGAATGTGGGCAAGGTCGTCGCCGCACTGCTCGCCGGTTGCACCGTCATCCTCAAACCCGCGCCCAACACGCCGGGCATGGGCGCAATCTTCGGCGAACTGGCCCAGGAAGCGGGCTTCCCCGCCGGTGTCCTCAACGTCATCTGCGGCAGCGATCCGGCTCTGGCGGGGGAAATGCTGGTGACTGATCCGCGCGTCGATCTCATCTCCTTCACCGGCTCCACCAATGTCGGCAAGCGCATCATGGAACAGGGCGCGGCCACATTGAAGCGCGTCTTTCTCGAACTGGGCGGCAAGTCCGCCAAGATCATATTGGAGGACAGCGCCAATTTCGCGATGGACGTCGCCCAGTCGATGCTGGTGTTCCACGCGGGTCAGGGCTGCGCCGTCCATTCGCGCCTGCTGGTGCCGCGCAGCCGCTATGAGGAAGCCAAGGCGGTCCTCAAACATGCCTATGCCAGCTTCGGCGACAATTGGGGCGACTATGATAATCCTGCGCACATCATGGGACCGGTCGTGTCGCAGCGGCAGATGGAACGGGTCTTGTCCTATATCGATATTGGCCAGGCCGAAGGCGCGACACTGCTGGCGGGTGGCAAGGCACGGCCCGACAAGGGCAGCGGCTATTTCATCGAACCGACCTGCTTTGTCGATGTCACCAACGACATGCGCATCGCCCAGGAAGAAATTTTCGGCCCCGTGCTGGTCGTCATCCCGTTCGAGGATGATGACGACGCCGTCCGCATCGCCAATGAAAGCGACTATGGCCTGTGCGGCGGGGTCTATTCGGCCGATCTCGATCGCGCCATTGCGGTGGCAAAGCGGATACGCACCGGCTCCGTTAGCGTGAATGGCGGCATGTGCATCGCCGGGGACTTGCCTTTTGGCGGTTACAAGGCCAGTGGAATCGGCCGCGAATGGGGTCTTGAGGGAATCGAGGAGTTTCTCGAAACCAAATTGATCGCATGGCGCGCATGA
- a CDS encoding TetR/AcrR family transcriptional regulator produces the protein MSAKADMKAGQGAGKSPRSRPSTATKTLSHNLNGQRLGRKGRDTRDRILAATNELLAGPADVELSLSAVARQTSLGMTSLYNYFNDLTELLLAVLEPVMATAEEEYVGLLRTRWDDASLGDHTLALVTAYHGFWVKNSRLLHLRNRMADAQNERMMLHRIRAAQPVMRLMVEQMDGDLTKPQSPVFSMATALMTGLERIVTVTTDATLQNTLHAPNPLGRTHLLRAEARLLELGIRDYRMLAASGD, from the coding sequence TTGAGCGCAAAGGCGGACATGAAGGCAGGGCAGGGGGCGGGCAAATCGCCACGCTCGCGCCCGTCCACCGCGACCAAGACGCTCAGCCATAATCTCAACGGACAACGGCTGGGGCGCAAGGGGCGGGATACGCGCGACCGCATCCTGGCCGCCACCAACGAACTGCTCGCCGGTCCCGCCGATGTCGAACTCTCGCTCAGTGCGGTCGCGCGTCAGACTTCGCTCGGCATGACGTCGCTCTACAATTATTTCAACGACCTGACCGAATTGCTGCTGGCCGTGCTGGAGCCGGTCATGGCGACCGCCGAAGAGGAATATGTCGGCCTGCTGCGCACGCGCTGGGACGATGCTTCGCTCGGCGACCATACTCTTGCCCTGGTGACGGCCTATCACGGCTTCTGGGTCAAAAATTCCCGTCTGCTTCATCTGCGCAACCGCATGGCCGACGCGCAGAATGAGCGGATGATGCTGCATCGTATCCGCGCGGCCCAGCCGGTCATGCGCCTGATGGTCGAACAGATGGATGGCGACCTCACCAAGCCGCAATCACCGGTGTTCAGCATGGCGACAGCGCTGATGACCGGGCTTGAACGTATCGTCACTGTGACGACTGACGCCACTCTGCAAAATACACTCCACGCCCCCAATCCCTTGGGCCGCACCCATTTGCTGCGCGCGGAGGCACGGCTGCTGGAACTCGGCATCCGCGACTATCGGATGCTCGCGGCATCAGGTGACTGA
- a CDS encoding PA2169 family four-helix-bundle protein gives MSDNSHDISTLNGLIATTIDSADGYTEAAKDSEGGRFVTLFTSRAAERREVATRLQQEVTRLGGKPEDDGTVLAGAHRMFLNLKAMMTGHDDKAIVNEVEAGEDHIKAKFEDALGDTKLSPAVRSVIEGCYTSVKAGHDEMRDIKHSMQH, from the coding sequence ATGTCCGACAACAGCCACGATATTTCGACCCTCAACGGTTTGATTGCCACCACGATCGACAGCGCCGATGGCTATACCGAAGCCGCCAAGGACAGCGAAGGCGGTCGCTTCGTGACGCTCTTTACCAGCCGCGCCGCCGAACGCCGCGAAGTCGCCACCCGCCTGCAGCAGGAAGTGACCCGTCTGGGCGGCAAGCCTGAAGACGACGGCACCGTCCTTGCAGGCGCGCATCGCATGTTCCTCAACCTCAAGGCGATGATGACGGGTCATGACGACAAGGCGATCGTCAACGAAGTCGAAGCTGGCGAAGATCATATCAAGGCCAAGTTCGAAGATGCGCTGGGCGACACGAAACTCTCGCCCGCCGTCCGCAGCGTGATCGAAGGTTGCTATACCTCGGTCAAGGCAGGCCATGACGAAATGCGCGACATCAAGCATTCGATGCAGCACTAA
- a CDS encoding glycosyltransferase family 2 protein gives MTMSVLTIVKNRPGHLAQLIEGLRRCEVQPDELVIVDMGSEPPVAVEATGFPLHIVRLDQPGLPLAAARNAAAQAARGDMLLFLDVDCIPMRGLTAAMAQALAQRDALICAEALYLGPKDARGAWDEAALMQCAKPHPVRPFPAAGLREEHNAGLFWSLIFGIRREGFVELGGFDEAFTGYGAEDTDFGFRAREAALPLLFLGGTGAFHQYHDVIDPPLQHLADIVRNARLFRQKWGIWPMEGWLAAFEMARLIAREGDTISLVRMPTKLEVDAARVISSD, from the coding sequence ATGACGATGAGCGTCCTGACGATCGTCAAGAACCGGCCGGGGCATCTGGCGCAATTGATCGAAGGGTTGCGGCGGTGCGAGGTGCAGCCTGACGAACTGGTGATCGTCGATATGGGCAGCGAGCCGCCCGTCGCGGTGGAGGCGACGGGCTTTCCGCTGCATATCGTGCGGCTCGATCAGCCGGGGCTGCCGCTCGCGGCGGCGCGCAATGCGGCGGCGCAGGCTGCGCGGGGCGACATGCTGTTGTTTCTGGATGTCGACTGCATTCCGATGCGGGGCCTGACGGCGGCGATGGCGCAAGCCTTAGCGCAGCGGGATGCGCTGATCTGCGCGGAAGCGCTCTATCTTGGTCCCAAGGACGCGCGCGGCGCTTGGGACGAGGCGGCTTTGATGCAATGCGCGAAGCCGCACCCGGTCCGTCCTTTTCCCGCGGCGGGCTTGCGCGAAGAACATAATGCCGGGCTATTCTGGTCGTTGATCTTCGGCATTCGACGCGAGGGGTTCGTCGAACTGGGCGGGTTCGATGAGGCTTTTACCGGATATGGCGCGGAAGACACCGACTTCGGCTTTCGCGCGCGCGAGGCCGCCCTGCCCCTGCTATTTCTGGGAGGGACCGGAGCGTTTCATCAATATCATGATGTGATCGACCCGCCGCTGCAGCATTTGGCCGATATTGTGCGCAATGCGCGGCTGTTTCGCCAGAAATGGGGGATATGGCCGATGGAAGGCTGGCTGGCCGCGTTCGAGATGGCGAGATTGATCGCGCGTGAGGGCGATACGATCAGTCTGGTGCGCATGCCCACCAAGTTGGAGGTGGATGCAGCGCGGGTCATAAGTTCCGACTGA
- a CDS encoding SAM-dependent methyltransferase, giving the protein MTRHVSSLDPQYFEQMFQGTDDPWSLETSAYEQAKYAHSIEALGDRRYELGFEIGCAKGMLTRRLAEHCRALVAIDVSETALGGARERCAVFDHVSFNRMTFPAQMPLGGPFDLIILSEVIYYWDDADIRRAAEWAGTHGAPGGDLLLVHWTGETDYPQSGDEAVEKFRAAMPRPVEVVTAERRDQYRLDLWRMSA; this is encoded by the coding sequence ATGACCCGGCATGTTAGCAGCCTGGACCCCCAATATTTCGAGCAGATGTTCCAGGGAACAGATGATCCCTGGTCGCTGGAAACCAGCGCCTATGAGCAAGCTAAATATGCCCATAGCATCGAGGCGCTGGGCGATCGTCGCTATGAACTGGGTTTCGAGATCGGTTGCGCGAAGGGCATGTTGACGCGGCGATTGGCCGAACATTGCCGGGCGCTGGTCGCGATCGATGTCAGCGAAACGGCGCTCGGCGGCGCGCGCGAGCGTTGTGCCGTATTCGATCATGTCTCGTTCAACCGGATGACCTTTCCCGCGCAAATGCCGCTGGGTGGGCCGTTCGATCTGATCATCCTGTCCGAAGTCATCTATTATTGGGACGATGCCGACATTAGGCGCGCGGCTGAATGGGCGGGCACGCATGGCGCGCCCGGCGGCGACCTATTGCTGGTCCACTGGACGGGCGAGACGGACTATCCGCAAAGCGGCGACGAGGCGGTGGAGAAGTTTCGCGCGGCAATGCCGCGACCTGTTGAAGTCGTCACAGCGGAACGCCGCGACCAATATCGGCTCGATCTGTGGCGCATGTCGGCATGA
- a CDS encoding PIG-L deacetylase family protein — protein sequence MVTAALSSRQWRDMRWLVLAPHPDDETLGAGALIAQTAKAGRLAGLVYLTDGAGSHEAAQRLAAARRREATRAVQRLAGGGARRPVHLDWKDAAPARPGDPLFERTARYLAALCRRWRVDALAVTAGHEPHCDHAAAAALAYAVHARAMRNLIVAEYLVWANRPDRKIRRAIQTAPMAMGQRRLALAAHRSQLTAAHGPGFRLSPEQRRMGARDILYVRRRP from the coding sequence ATGGTGACGGCTGCGCTGTCCTCGCGCCAGTGGCGCGATATGCGTTGGCTGGTGCTGGCACCGCACCCTGATGACGAGACGTTGGGCGCGGGCGCGCTGATCGCGCAGACGGCCAAGGCGGGGCGGTTAGCGGGCCTTGTCTATCTGACCGATGGCGCGGGATCGCATGAGGCGGCGCAAAGGCTGGCGGCGGCTCGGCGGCGCGAGGCGACCAGGGCAGTGCAGCGATTGGCGGGCGGAGGGGCGCGGCGGCCCGTGCATCTGGACTGGAAGGATGCGGCCCCGGCACGCCCCGGCGATCCGCTGTTCGAGCGGACGGCGCGTTATCTGGCGGCGCTGTGCCGGCGCTGGCGGGTCGATGCGCTGGCAGTCACGGCCGGGCATGAGCCGCATTGCGACCATGCTGCCGCGGCCGCGCTGGCTTATGCGGTGCATGCACGGGCGATGCGCAATTTAATCGTGGCGGAATATCTGGTCTGGGCGAACAGGCCCGACCGGAAGATCCGGCGCGCGATCCAGACAGCCCCGATGGCTATGGGACAACGGCGCTTGGCGCTGGCGGCGCATCGCAGCCAGTTGACCGCCGCGCATGGCCCCGGCTTTCGCCTGTCGCCCGAACAGCGACGCATGGGCGCGCGCGATATACTCTATGTGCGGAGACGGCCATGA